The Coffea arabica cultivar ET-39 chromosome 9e, Coffea Arabica ET-39 HiFi, whole genome shotgun sequence genome has a window encoding:
- the LOC140014745 gene encoding dynamin-related protein 4C-like, translating to MSVLRDGSNVVSEGITKDLVQAVHDQEEMQAIQAPIVSSYNERIRPLLDCIDRLRNLKVTQEGIQLPTIVVVGDQSSGKSSVLESLAGISLPRGQGICTRVPLIMRLQSHPSPEPELSLEFNGRVVPTDEDHIAEAISVATDEIAGRSKGISNVPLTLIVKKNGVPDLTMVDLPGITRVPVHGQPEDIYEQISAIIMEYIKPEESIILNVLSATVDFSTCESIRMSQKVDKMGERTLAVVTKADKSPEGLLEKVMADDVNIGLGYVCVRNRIGDESYEEAQAVEASLFETHPFLSKIHKSTVGIPVLAQKLVQIQATIISKCLPDIVRKINDKLSTSVAELNKLPQQLKSVPEAVTAFMRIISSAKESLRKIFIRGEFDEYPDEKEMHCTARLAEMLSDYYEDLQLISIKVEQKQAFLEEEISILEEAKGISLPNFLPRTAFRTSLQKMVMAISATPAGYVNKFWEYLQGVLVPVLMKHSDNYPQLQPSIRRAAQNLVSKKREQSADWVSQIIEMEKLTDYTCNPEYSATWHDLMRSQDRFMIIMNDCTKSTSLVIDGIGEVEVGHLRNHLVVAQQAFDLKMRMTAYWKIVLRRLVDSMALHLLFSIQNLVNKDMETEMVNELMGTHGGALERMLEESPSIAGKRYRLNGSIKLLRESKEIVAEIMDKIAAYAD from the coding sequence atgagTGTACTAAGAGACGGCTCCAATGTTGTTTCTGAAGGAATCACCAAAGACCTCGTTCAAGCTGTTCATGATCAAGAAGAAATGCAAGCAATCCAAGCCCCCATCGTGTCATCCTACAATGAACGCATTAGGCCATTGCTGGACTGCATAGACAGGCTACGAAACCTTAAAGTCACGCAAGAAGGAATCCAGCTTCCAACAATTGTTGTTGTAGGAGATCAATCTTCAGGTAAGTCCAGCGTTCTAGAGTCCTTGGCTGGAATTAGCTTGCCTAGGGGACAAGGGATATGCACAAGGGTTCCCTTGATTATGAGGCTCCAAAGTCATCCCAGTCCCGAGCCAGAGCTGAGCTTGGAGTTCAACGGAAGAGTTGTTCCAACCGATGAGGACCATATTGCTGAGGCCATCAGCGTTGCAACTGATGAGATTGCTGGCAGAAGCAAGGGAATATCAAATGTTCCCCTGACTTTGATTGTTAAGAAGAATGGGGTCCCTGATCTTACTATGGTGGATTTACCTGGGATTACTAGAGTTCCAGTTCACGGGCAGCCTGAAGACATCTATGAGCAAATATCAGCAATCATTATGGAGTATATTAAACCAGAAGAAAGCATAATACTCAATGTTTTATCAGCTACTGTTGATTTTTCAACTTGTGAATCAATTCGGATGTCCCAAAAAGTCGACAAAATGGGCGAAAGAACTCTGGCAGTTGTCACCAAGGCAGACAAATCCCCTGAAGGCTTGCTCGAGAAGGTAATGGCTGATGATGTGAATATTGGACTTGGATACGTCTGTGTGAGAAATCGAATTGGCGATGAATCATACGAGGAAGCTCAAGCTGTAGAAGCTTCGCTTTTTGAAACACATCCGTTTCTGTCCAAGATCCACAAGTCTACGGTTGGCATTCCTGTTTTAGCCCAGAAACTGGTGCAAATTCAGGCaactataatttcaaaatgctTGCCAGATATTGTGAGAAAGATCAATGACAAGCTAAGTACAAGTGTTGCAGAGCTGAACAAGTTGCCACAACAGTTGAAATCCGTTCCTGAAGCAGTCACTGCTTTTATGCGCATCATTTCTTCAGCCAAAGAGTCCCTGAGGAAAATATTTATCAGAGGGGAATTCGATGAGTATCCAGATGAAAAGGAAATGCATTGTACTGCTAGACTGGCAGAGATGCTGAGCGATTACTATGAGGATTTGCAGTTAATCTCTATCAAAGTTGAACAAAAGCAGGCCTTCTTGGAGGAAGAGATTAGCATCCTGGAGGAAGCTAAAGGTATAAGCTTACCTAATTTCCTTCCTCGCACAGCATTTCGCACTTCACTACAAAAAATGGTCATGGCCATTTCCGCTACACCCGCTGGATATGTGAACAAGTTTTGGGAGTATTTACAAGGGGTGTTAGTTCCTGTCTTGATGAAGCACTCTGACAACTACCCACAACTTCAACCTTCAATCAGAAGAGCAGCCCAAAATCTTGTTTCCAAAAAAAGGGAGCAGTCAGCTGATTGGGTATCGCAGATCATCGAAATGGAGAAACTCACCGATTATACTTGTAATCCTGAGTATTCTGCAACCTGGCATGATCTGATGAGAAGCCAGGACAGGTTCATGATCATTATGAATGATTGTACGAAATCAACAAGTCTAGTGATTGATGGAATTGGTGAGGTTGAAGTCGGGCATCTGAGAAATCATCTGGTCGTTGCACAACAAGCTTTTGATCTGAAAATGAGGATGACTGCTTATTGGAAGATTGTCCTGAGGAGGTTGGTTGATAGCATGGCTTTGCATTTACTCTTCAGCATCCAAAATCTGGTGAACAAAGACATGGAAACCGAAATGGTGAATGAGTTAATGGGAACTCACGGGGGTGCATTGGAACGGATGCTGGAGGAATCTCCATCTATTGCTGGTAAACGTTACAGATTGAATGGAAGCATCAAGTTGCTGAGGGAGTCTAAAGAGATTGTTGCAGAGATAATGGACAAAATTGCTGCTTATGCTGATTGA